A genomic window from Polaribacter gangjinensis includes:
- a CDS encoding AMP-dependent synthetase/ligase, protein MSTSISRVFDFAYQQLQNHPSEKCFNYKQDSIWESISTEKYLSDAQKVSSSLLHLGIKPTDKIAVIASNNHPNWHILDIGILQIGAQNVPLYATLSEKDYAYILNHSDALFCFVTDKNLYEKVTSIKDKTSLKRVFYLQDFQSDDDWSTFLEIGISHNYTDEINTIKNSIQPKDLATIIYTSGTTGTPKGVMLTHENIVFTVLKTAQRIDLNHGKKKIISYLPICHIFERAACYYNQMMGFEVYFAESLETIGETIKEVKPHYLAVVPRLLEKIFDKIVDKGSQLSGIKKRLFFWAIEVAEKFEPYQKNGAFYHFQLSIAKKLIFSKWQEALGGNLQFMISGSAPLQERLIRVFTAAGMTIFEGYGLTESSPAGTLNELKNNGFKIGTVGKPLENVEVKIAEDGEILIKGKNVMLGYYKNQDLTNETIRNGYLHTGDIGIIDADGFLKITDRKKEIFKTSGGKYIAPAALESEFKQSRFIEQIMVIGESEKMPAALIQPNFEFVKEWAKRHNHSIIDVTADQNVLKRIQKEIDYYNQKFGKWEQIKKFEITPDEWSIEAGHLTPTMKMKRKVIQEKYKNLVQKIYNS, encoded by the coding sequence ATGTCAACATCCATTTCTCGTGTTTTTGATTTTGCTTATCAACAATTGCAAAATCATCCTTCTGAAAAATGTTTTAATTATAAACAAGATTCCATTTGGGAATCAATTTCTACTGAAAAGTATCTTTCAGATGCTCAAAAAGTAAGTAGTTCATTATTACATTTAGGCATCAAACCAACTGATAAAATTGCTGTAATTGCATCAAATAATCATCCTAATTGGCATATTTTAGACATTGGTATTTTACAAATTGGCGCACAAAATGTCCCTCTATACGCTACACTTTCCGAAAAAGATTATGCCTATATTTTAAATCATTCTGATGCGTTGTTTTGTTTTGTGACCGATAAAAATTTATATGAAAAAGTTACTTCAATTAAAGACAAAACATCCCTAAAAAGAGTTTTTTATTTGCAAGATTTTCAATCAGATGATGATTGGTCAACTTTTTTAGAAATAGGAATATCTCACAATTATACTGATGAAATTAACACAATAAAAAATAGCATTCAACCAAAGGATTTAGCTACAATTATTTATACTTCAGGAACAACTGGAACTCCAAAAGGTGTTATGCTGACACATGAAAATATTGTTTTTACAGTTTTAAAAACTGCACAAAGAATCGATTTAAATCACGGTAAAAAAAAGATTATCAGCTACTTGCCTATTTGTCATATTTTTGAAAGAGCTGCTTGCTATTACAATCAAATGATGGGTTTTGAAGTGTATTTTGCAGAAAGCTTAGAAACCATTGGTGAAACTATCAAAGAAGTAAAACCTCACTATTTGGCTGTTGTTCCTAGATTATTAGAAAAGATTTTTGACAAAATTGTCGATAAAGGAAGTCAATTGTCTGGAATCAAAAAAAGGTTATTCTTTTGGGCGATTGAAGTTGCTGAAAAATTTGAACCCTATCAAAAAAATGGTGCTTTTTATCATTTTCAATTGAGCATTGCTAAAAAACTAATTTTCTCTAAATGGCAAGAAGCTTTGGGAGGAAATTTACAATTTATGATTTCGGGAAGTGCGCCTTTACAAGAACGATTAATTAGAGTTTTTACAGCTGCTGGAATGACTATTTTTGAGGGTTATGGTTTGACAGAATCTTCACCTGCAGGAACTTTAAACGAACTAAAAAATAATGGTTTTAAGATTGGTACTGTTGGAAAACCACTAGAAAATGTTGAAGTAAAAATTGCAGAAGATGGCGAAATTTTAATCAAAGGAAAAAATGTCATGCTAGGCTATTACAAAAACCAAGATTTGACGAATGAAACCATCAGAAATGGATATTTGCATACAGGTGATATTGGTATTATTGATGCTGATGGATTTTTAAAAATTACCGATCGAAAAAAAGAAATTTTCAAAACTTCTGGAGGGAAATACATTGCTCCTGCAGCACTTGAAAGTGAGTTTAAACAATCACGTTTTATCGAACAAATTATGGTTATTGGTGAATCAGAAAAAATGCCTGCAGCTTTAATTCAACCAAATTTTGAGTTTGTAAAAGAATGGGCAAAACGCCATAATCACTCAATTATTGATGTGACTGCTGATCAAAATGTTCTTAAAAGAATTCAAAAAGAAATTGATTATTACAATCAAAAATTTGGAAAATGGGAACAAATCAAAAAGTTTGAAATTACGCCTGACGAATGGTCAATTGAGGCGGGTCATTTAACCCCTACTATGAAAATGAAACGAAAAGTAATTCAAGAAAAATATAAAAACTTAGTCCAAAAAATATATAATTCATAA
- a CDS encoding AMP-dependent synthetase/ligase, with product MQSGISRLFDFPYYQLEKYQLQKAFSTKYNGKWESISSQEYVDLSNNMSRGLLQLGVKPGDKIAIISTNNRTEWNICDIAALQLGAQTVPIYPTISKEDYEYIINHSESIYCFVSDISVLEKLNQIKQNTHLKGVFTFDEIQGEKSWKEVLNLGIDESNQAEVENIKNVVKPSDLATIIYTSGTTGKPKGVLLTHDNIVKNVMYSKDRVPLEYGNSRALSFLPVCHIFERMILYLYQYCGVDIYFAESIEKLSENAQEIKPNVMTAVPRLYEKIYDKIVLKGKDLTGIKKKLFFWALDLGLKYEPYGANGWWYEKQLGIARKLIFSKWQAALGGELKLMVSGSAALQPRLTRVFAAAGMPIMEGYGLTETSPVISVNDQNNDGFRIGTVGKIIDGIEVKIADNGEILVKGHNVMQGYYKDPEKTAEVMKDGYFHTGDKGEFDKDGFLKITGRTKEMFKTSGGKYVVPPLLEGELKQSLFIEQVMVVGEGQKMPAAIIQPNFEYLKEWAKLHEITFSTNKDLIENPKVLEQIQKAIDKCNENFGQWEQIKRFELTANEWSIDGGELTPTMKMRRDVIKEIYKDLYNKIYNN from the coding sequence ATGCAATCAGGAATTAGTAGATTATTTGATTTCCCCTATTATCAACTTGAAAAATATCAATTACAAAAAGCATTTTCAACCAAATACAATGGAAAATGGGAATCAATTTCTTCTCAAGAATATGTTGATTTATCAAATAATATGAGTAGAGGTTTGTTGCAATTGGGTGTTAAACCAGGTGACAAAATAGCCATTATATCAACTAATAACAGAACAGAATGGAATATCTGTGATATTGCAGCTTTGCAATTAGGCGCTCAAACTGTACCAATTTACCCAACAATTAGTAAAGAAGATTATGAATACATAATCAATCATTCTGAATCTATTTATTGTTTTGTTTCTGATATTTCTGTTTTAGAAAAATTAAATCAAATTAAGCAAAATACACATCTAAAAGGTGTTTTTACTTTTGATGAGATTCAAGGAGAGAAAAGTTGGAAAGAAGTTTTGAATTTGGGAATAGATGAAAGCAATCAAGCTGAAGTTGAAAACATAAAAAATGTAGTAAAACCAAGCGATTTAGCAACAATTATTTATACTTCTGGAACTACAGGAAAACCAAAAGGCGTACTTTTAACACATGATAATATTGTAAAAAATGTAATGTATTCCAAAGACAGAGTTCCTTTAGAATATGGAAATTCAAGAGCATTGAGTTTTTTACCTGTGTGTCATATTTTCGAACGTATGATTTTGTATTTATATCAGTATTGTGGGGTTGATATTTATTTTGCTGAATCTATTGAAAAATTATCAGAAAATGCACAAGAGATAAAACCAAACGTTATGACTGCTGTGCCAAGATTGTATGAAAAAATCTATGATAAAATCGTCTTAAAAGGAAAAGACTTAACAGGAATTAAAAAGAAATTATTTTTCTGGGCTTTGGATTTAGGGTTAAAATACGAACCTTATGGAGCCAATGGTTGGTGGTATGAAAAACAACTAGGCATTGCAAGAAAACTTATTTTTTCTAAATGGCAAGCAGCTTTAGGAGGAGAATTAAAGTTGATGGTTTCTGGAAGTGCTGCTTTACAACCAAGATTAACTAGAGTTTTTGCGGCTGCAGGAATGCCAATTATGGAAGGTTATGGTTTAACAGAAACATCACCTGTTATTTCTGTAAATGATCAAAATAATGATGGTTTTAGAATTGGAACTGTTGGGAAAATTATTGATGGAATTGAAGTAAAAATTGCAGACAATGGCGAAATTTTAGTGAAAGGTCACAATGTAATGCAAGGGTATTACAAAGATCCCGAAAAAACTGCTGAAGTAATGAAAGACGGCTATTTTCATACGGGTGATAAAGGCGAATTCGACAAAGATGGTTTCCTAAAAATCACAGGAAGAACGAAAGAAATGTTTAAAACTTCTGGAGGTAAATATGTAGTGCCACCATTATTAGAAGGCGAGTTAAAACAATCTTTATTTATTGAACAAGTGATGGTTGTTGGCGAAGGTCAAAAAATGCCAGCTGCCATAATTCAACCTAATTTTGAATACCTAAAAGAATGGGCAAAATTGCATGAAATTACTTTTTCTACCAACAAAGATCTAATTGAAAATCCAAAAGTTTTGGAGCAAATTCAAAAAGCAATTGACAAATGCAATGAAAACTTTGGTCAATGGGAACAAATTAAACGTTTTGAATTGACTGCTAATGAATGGTCTATTGATGGTGGTGAATTAACTCCAACCATGAAAATGAGACGCGATGTAATTAAAGAAATTTACAAAGATTTATACAACAAAATATACAATAACTAA
- the purL gene encoding phosphoribosylformylglycinamidine synthase, whose translation MIHFFGDQKTTVFAVQSTQEFSTETISKLTWLFGNQPKINAASIDAFFVGPRAAMITPWSTNAVEITQNMGISDIIRIEEFSACTADFSGYDPMISEKFKDLHQAIFTIDIQPAAILEIDDIAAYNTQEGLSLSDEEVTYLENVAKKIGRKLTDSEVFGFSQVNSEHCRHKIFNGTFVIDGEEQPTSLFKMIKETSKKNPNEIVSAYKDNVAFIKGPKVAQFAPKTADKPDYYQTSLFDSVISLKAETHNFPTTVEPFNGAATGSGGEIRDRLAGGKGSIPLAGTAVYMTSYSRLEDNRPWEQKFEARKWLYQTPLDILIKASNGASDFGNKFGQPLITGSVFTFEHEENQASSTAKARKLGFDKVIMQAGGIGYGKAAQALKESPKVGDKIVILGGENYRIGMGGAAVSSADTGEFASGIELNAVQRSNPEMQKRAANAIRGMVESDENFIVSIHDHGAGGHLNCLSELVENSGGLIDLDKLPVGDPTLSAKEIIGNESQERMGLVIADKHLETLHKIAERERSPIYDVGEVTGNERFTFQSKSTGIKPMDFALEDMFGSSPKTVMTDKTVVRNYKNPRYKTKNLYIYLEQVLQLEAVACKDWLTNKVDRCVGGKVAKQQCVGSLQIPLNNVGVMALDYNGKEGIATSIGHAPISALIHPEAGSRNAITEALTNIIWAPLKNGLQSVSLSANWMWPCKNEGEDARLYKAVKAVSEFAIDLKINVPTGKDSLSMKQKYPNEEVISPGTVIISAAANCSEISKVVEPVLQIDGGKIYYINISQDNFKLGGSSFNQILNTIGNETPDVKNATFLSNAFNTIQEFIKEDKIQSGHDIASGGLITTLLEMCFAEVNLGADFDLSELNEMDSIKLLFSENAGIVFQADETIEAILIEKNIEFFTIGTCNNSGKINIKNQEDTFTFDVTEMRDIWYKTSYLFDQKQTANNLAEARYQNYKNQPLTYKFPTHFTGKLEDVIANEVKQSRPKAAIIREKGSNSEREMANAMYLAGFDVKDVHMTDLISGRETLEDIQFIGAVGGFSNSDVLGSAKGWAGAFKYNEKANTALQKFFQREDTLSVGICNGCQLFMELELINPEHAVHGKMVHNDSKKHESSFTSVKIQENNSVMLSTLAGSELGVWISHGEGKFQLPEAEENYHIVAKYGYEGYPNNPNGSDFNTAMLCDKTGRHLVTMPHIERSTFQWNWANYPKGRKDEVSPWLEAFVNARIWVEKHRE comes from the coding sequence ATGATTCATTTCTTTGGTGACCAAAAAACAACTGTATTTGCTGTTCAATCAACACAAGAATTTTCTACTGAAACTATTTCTAAATTAACTTGGTTATTTGGCAACCAACCCAAAATAAATGCGGCGTCTATTGACGCCTTTTTTGTTGGCCCAAGAGCAGCTATGATTACTCCTTGGAGTACAAATGCCGTTGAAATTACTCAAAATATGGGCATTTCAGACATCATCAGAATTGAAGAATTTTCAGCATGTACTGCTGATTTTTCAGGATACGATCCTATGATTTCTGAAAAATTTAAGGATTTGCATCAAGCAATTTTTACAATTGATATTCAGCCTGCAGCAATTTTAGAAATTGATGATATTGCTGCTTACAATACGCAAGAAGGCCTTTCTTTGAGCGATGAAGAAGTTACGTATTTAGAGAATGTTGCTAAAAAAATAGGAAGAAAACTAACTGATTCTGAAGTTTTTGGATTTAGTCAAGTAAACTCAGAACATTGTCGTCATAAAATTTTTAATGGAACTTTTGTGATTGATGGAGAAGAGCAACCTACTTCCCTATTCAAAATGATTAAGGAAACTTCTAAGAAAAATCCCAATGAAATTGTCTCTGCTTACAAAGACAATGTTGCGTTTATAAAAGGTCCTAAAGTGGCACAATTTGCGCCAAAAACTGCGGATAAACCTGATTATTATCAAACATCATTATTTGATTCCGTTATTTCTTTAAAAGCAGAAACGCACAATTTTCCAACTACAGTTGAGCCTTTTAATGGTGCTGCAACTGGTTCTGGAGGAGAAATCAGAGACAGATTGGCTGGAGGAAAAGGCTCAATTCCATTAGCAGGAACAGCTGTGTACATGACTTCATATTCACGTTTAGAAGATAATCGTCCTTGGGAACAAAAGTTCGAAGCCAGAAAATGGTTGTATCAAACTCCGTTAGACATTTTGATAAAAGCCTCTAATGGTGCATCTGATTTTGGAAATAAATTTGGACAACCGTTAATTACAGGTTCCGTTTTTACTTTTGAGCACGAAGAAAATCAAGCTTCAAGTACTGCAAAAGCACGTAAATTAGGTTTTGATAAAGTAATTATGCAAGCTGGAGGAATTGGTTACGGAAAAGCAGCTCAAGCCTTGAAAGAATCACCAAAAGTAGGAGATAAAATTGTTATTTTAGGTGGTGAAAATTATCGAATTGGAATGGGTGGTGCTGCTGTTTCATCAGCTGATACTGGTGAATTTGCATCAGGAATTGAACTAAATGCCGTACAACGTTCCAATCCAGAAATGCAAAAAAGGGCTGCAAATGCCATTCGTGGAATGGTAGAAAGTGATGAAAATTTTATTGTTTCTATTCACGATCATGGTGCAGGAGGACATTTGAATTGCTTATCAGAATTGGTTGAAAATTCAGGAGGTTTGATTGATTTGGATAAATTACCTGTTGGTGATCCAACGTTATCTGCAAAAGAAATTATTGGCAACGAATCTCAAGAAAGAATGGGATTGGTAATTGCTGATAAACATTTAGAAACGCTTCATAAAATTGCAGAAAGAGAACGTTCACCCATATATGATGTTGGTGAAGTTACAGGAAATGAACGTTTTACTTTTCAATCAAAATCAACAGGAATTAAACCTATGGATTTTGCTTTGGAAGATATGTTTGGTTCATCTCCCAAAACTGTTATGACCGACAAAACTGTGGTTAGAAATTATAAAAACCCGAGATATAAAACTAAAAATTTATACATTTATTTAGAGCAAGTACTTCAATTAGAAGCTGTTGCGTGTAAAGATTGGTTGACAAATAAAGTGGACAGATGTGTTGGCGGAAAAGTTGCCAAACAACAATGTGTGGGTTCTTTACAAATTCCGTTGAATAATGTGGGTGTAATGGCTTTGGATTATAACGGAAAAGAAGGAATTGCAACTTCAATTGGACACGCTCCAATTTCGGCATTGATTCATCCTGAAGCCGGAAGTAGAAATGCGATTACAGAAGCATTGACAAATATTATTTGGGCGCCATTAAAAAATGGTTTGCAATCAGTTTCTTTGTCTGCAAACTGGATGTGGCCTTGCAAAAACGAGGGTGAAGATGCACGTTTGTACAAAGCTGTAAAAGCTGTTTCTGAATTTGCTATTGATCTAAAAATCAATGTTCCAACAGGAAAAGATTCGCTATCTATGAAGCAAAAATATCCGAATGAAGAAGTAATTTCTCCTGGAACTGTAATTATTTCAGCAGCTGCAAATTGCAGTGAAATCAGCAAAGTTGTAGAACCTGTTTTGCAAATTGATGGTGGAAAAATTTATTATATCAACATTTCTCAAGATAATTTTAAATTAGGAGGAAGTTCTTTCAATCAGATTTTAAACACCATTGGAAATGAAACTCCGGATGTGAAAAATGCTACTTTTTTAAGTAATGCATTCAATACAATTCAAGAGTTTATCAAAGAGGATAAAATACAAAGTGGTCATGATATTGCTTCTGGTGGATTGATTACCACGTTGCTAGAAATGTGTTTTGCAGAAGTAAATTTAGGGGCTGATTTTGATCTTTCTGAATTGAATGAAATGGATTCTATAAAGCTATTATTTTCAGAAAATGCGGGAATTGTTTTTCAAGCAGATGAAACTATTGAAGCAATTTTAATCGAAAAAAACATTGAATTCTTTACCATTGGAACTTGTAATAATTCTGGAAAAATCAACATCAAAAACCAGGAAGACACCTTCACTTTTGATGTGACTGAAATGAGAGATATTTGGTACAAAACATCGTATTTATTCGATCAAAAACAAACTGCCAATAATTTAGCTGAAGCAAGATATCAAAATTATAAAAATCAACCATTAACCTATAAATTTCCTACTCATTTTACAGGTAAGTTAGAAGACGTCATTGCGAACGAAGTGAAGCAATCTCGTCCAAAAGCAGCCATCATCAGAGAAAAAGGTTCAAACTCTGAAAGAGAAATGGCAAATGCCATGTATTTAGCGGGTTTTGATGTGAAAGATGTCCACATGACCGATTTAATTTCAGGTCGTGAAACCTTGGAGGACATTCAGTTTATTGGTGCTGTTGGCGGATTTTCAAATTCGGATGTTTTAGGCTCTGCAAAAGGTTGGGCTGGCGCATTCAAATACAATGAAAAAGCAAATACTGCTTTGCAAAAATTCTTTCAAAGAGAAGATACCTTATCAGTTGGAATTTGCAATGGATGTCAGCTTTTTATGGAATTAGAACTCATCAATCCTGAGCATGCTGTGCATGGAAAAATGGTTCATAATGATTCTAAAAAACACGAAAGTTCCTTTACATCAGTGAAAATTCAAGAAAATAATTCAGTGATGTTATCCACATTAGCAGGATCAGAATTAGGTGTTTGGATTTCTCATGGAGAAGGAAAATTCCAGTTGCCAGAAGCTGAAGAAAATTATCATATTGTTGCAAAATATGGCTATGAAGGCTATCCAAACAACCCTAATGGATCTGATTTTAATACAGCTATGCTATGTGATAAAACTGGGCGTCATTTGGTAACTATGCCACATATTGAGCGTTCTACGTTTCAATGGAATTGGGCAAATTATCCAAAAGGAAGAAAAGACGAAGTTTCTCCTTGGTTAGAAGCCTTTGTAAATGCACGAATTTGGGTAGAAAAGCATCGTGAATAA